In the Arachis ipaensis cultivar K30076 chromosome B10, Araip1.1, whole genome shotgun sequence genome, one interval contains:
- the LOC107622954 gene encoding protein LONGIFOLIA 2 (The sequence of the model RefSeq protein was modified relative to this genomic sequence to represent the inferred CDS: added 18 bases not found in genome assembly) has product MAAKLLHSLADDNPDLQKQIGCMTGIFQLFDRHHVLAPRHKRISAGNPHFGDGSLETDSNNMLHQQTTMDMNLNKGVNEKQRTSTESSRPSFSSCSSSLSSLDCKAEAEATFDGIVFPETLSRDVVMNEIAISSHLARHTLDLRDVVKDSMYREPRGLSVKTTAKEEAVFHTMKHKDSPRPFHPLKAVDGSYGVGIDGKQSVPVDLNDSMRVLAKLREAPWYYGETREHLRLSHEVKDGKWYSISKDSPRFAYDRRETSRFSFESHDTIKSTPKIREFPRHSLDSREGTWRGHNAESKPSHHSSKAYSSTSTSNNKVSSPQQSSTIQSRPPSVVAKLMGLEALPDSALASYTQSSPGETYTAQDNGQFPISSRDGFTRPLRVSSSPKISLKDPTSPRRKNADLVMKPISSARVPIEPAPWKQQDGNRSSQKTSSTATKAPARTPDSFTSVYSDIEKRLKDLEFKQSGRDLRALKQILEAMQEKGLLDNKKEEQAPNVARNQRDYEPKVINLIENSTSTRHQNPQGNNALSSTIKGYDSARAFESPIVIMKPAKLVEKTRISASSVTPIGSQKLQSSGAYVNKNAVSSTGEVKDQPPNTSHCDRDASTSAIDKKARNGKATKQAQTQTRSQQFPRENSPSSVKHSRSVSPRMQQKKLELDKRARPPAPPVDSNKPRRLTGKKTAELGPPSGKIRPKGRNSRPGDEQMSEASTESRSLSCQGDDVSLKSDGITVDSKTDIEFTSSLRSAEIEDGQSPSLKAMKQLVSQTVQKSSERLDQDETIAELATVAPENPSPMSSPGKKIPEERKDNENQDQWNAADSLSFNSSGEMNRKKLQSIDHLVQKLRRLNSSHDEARIDYIASLCENTNPDHRYVSEILLASGLLLRDLSSELLTFQLHTSGHPINPELFLVLEQTKASSLLAKEESTGKVAYPKLNAEKFHRKLIFDAVNEILGVKLGSSTELWFQPSTVKLAKKTVGAQKLLKELCFEIEKMQAKNHDCSLEEEDSLKSMLMEDVMHGSESWTEFNRDLPGVVLDVERLIFKDLVDEVVIGESVGLRVKSSARRRRQFRK; this is encoded by the exons ATGGCTGCAAAGCTTCTGCATTCTTTGGCAGATGATAACCCAGATCTGCAGAAGCAGATTGGATGTATGACTGGGATTTTCCAGCTCTTCGATCGCCACCATGTTCTTGCGCCTCGCCATAAGAGGATTTCTGCTG GCAATCCTCACTTCGGTGATGGCAGCTTGGAAACAGATTCGAATAACATGCTCCATCAACAAACAACAATG GATATGAACCTCAACAAGGGtgtgaatgaaaaacagagaactTCGACTGAATCGTCAAGACCATCCTTCTCTTCTTGTTCATCATCACTATCCTCTTTGGATTGTAAGGCCGAAGCTGAAGCTACTTTCGACGGGATTGTTTTTCCCGAAACTCTTTCAAGGGATGTAGTTATGAACGAAATAGCTATCTCTTCCCATTTAGCACGTCACACACTTGACCTTAGGGATGTAGTGAAGGATTCAATGTATAGGGAGCCCCGAGGGCTGTCGGTTAAGACTACTGCCAAAGAGGAAGCTGTCTTTCATACTATGAAGCACAAGGATTCTCCGCGACCTTTTCATCCGTTGAAAGCTGTTGATGGGTCTTATGGAGTTGGAATAGATGGGAAACAAAGTGTGCCTGTTGATCTAAATGATTCCATGCGAGTGCTTGCTAAACTTAGAGAGGCACCTTGGTATTATGGAGAAACCAGAGAACATCTGAGACTGTCGCATGAAGTGAAAGACGGAAAATGGTATTCAATCTCAAAGGATTCCCCTCGGTTTGCTTATGACAGAAGGGAAACTAGCCGTTTTTCTTTTGAATCCCACGACACTATCAAATCGACACCAAAGATAAGAGAATTTCCGAGACATTCACTAGATAGTAGGGAAGGCACGTGGCGCGGTCACAATGCCGAATCAAAACCAAGTCACCACTCAAGCAAAGCTTACAGCAGCACCTCCACCTCAAATAACAAAGTTTCTAGCCCGCAACAGTCTTCGACTATCCAGAGCCGGCCTCCGAGTGTTGTAGCAAAGTTAATGGGCTTGGAAGCATTGCCGGATTCTGCTTTGGCCAGTTATACTCAATCAAGTCCAGGTGAGACTTACACAGCTCAAGATAATGGTCAGTTTCCAATAtcatcaagagatggattcaccCGGCCACTCCGAGTTTCTAGTTCCCCGAAAATCTCATTGAAAGACCCAACATCCCCTCGGCGGAAGAATGCTGATCTGGTTATGAAACCCATCTCAAGTGCTAGAGTTCCCATTGAGCCTGCACCATGGAAGCAGCAGGATGGAAATAGAAGCTCTCAGAAAACAAGTTCAACAGCAACAAAAGCTCCCGCAAGAACACCGGATTCATTTACCTCGGTTTATAGTGACATTGAGAAGAGATTGAAGGATCTTGAGTTCAAACAATCTGGAAGGGATCTCAGAGCATTAAAACAGATACTAGAAGCAATGCAAGAAAAGGGACTATTAGACAACAAAAAAGAAGAGCAAGCTCCAAATGTTGCTCGAAATCAAAGAGACTATGAACCAAAAGTTATCAATTTAATCGAGAATTCTACATCGACAAGGCATCAAAATCCCCAAGGAAACAATGCTCTGTCGTCTACAATCAAGGGATATGACTCGGCAAGAGCGTTTGAATCCCCGATAGTGATCATGAAACCTGCGAAACTTGTTGAGAAAACCAGGATTTCTGCTTCTTCAGTCACACCAATTGGTTCCCAGAAACTCCAGAGCAGTGGTGCATATGTAAATAAAAATGCTGTGTCTTCAACCGGGGAAGTGAAAGATCAGCCTCCTAACACTAGTCACTGCGACCGTGATGCTTCTACGAGTGCCATCGATAAGAAAGCAAGAAATGGGAAGGCTACGAAACAAGCACAAACACAAACAAGGTCTCAACAATTTCCAAGAGAGAATAGCCCGAGTTCGGTAAAGCACTCCAGATCTGTAAGCCCAAGAATGCAACAGAAGAAGTTGGAGTTAGATAAAAGAGCTCGTCCGCCTGCGCCACCAGTGGACTCAAACAAACCAAGAAGGCTAACTGGTAAGAAGACAGCAGAATTAGGTCCCCCGTCTGGAAAAATAAGGCCAAAAGGCCGCAACTCACGGCCTGGTGACGAGCAAATGAGCGAGGCAAGCACTGAATCAAGAAGCTTAAGTTGCCAAGGGGACGATGTTTCTCTGAAGTCCGATGGTATCACCGTCGATTCAAAGACGGATATTGAATTCACCAGCAGTCTAAGATCTGCTGAAATTGAAGATGGCCAGAGCCCATCCTTGAAGGCTATGAAGCAATTGGTTTCACAAACAGTGCAA AAATCATCTGAGAGGTTGGATCAGGATGAGACAATTGCTGAACTTGCAACCGTTGCCCCGGAGAATCCAAGTCCTATGTCATCTCCAGGAAAGAAGA ATAATGAGAATCAAGATCAGTGGAACGCTGCGGATAGCCTTTCTTTTAACAGCTCCGGCGAGATGAATCGCAAGAAACTGCAGAGCATAGATCATCTTGTTCAGAAGCTCAGACGGCTAAACTCTAGTCACGACGAAGCTAGAATCGATTACATTGCTTCGCTATGCGAAAACACAAATCCGGACCACAGATACGTATCTGAAATACTGTTGGCCTCAGGTCTCCTACTCAGAGATCTGAGTTCTGAATTGTTGACATTTCAACTGCACACGTCTGGTCATCCGATTAACCCGGAACTTTTCCTTGTACTGGAGCAGACGAAAGCGAGTAGTTTGCTTGCGAAAGAAGAAAGCACTGGAAAAGTTGCCTACCCGAAGCTAAACGCCGAGAAGTTTCACCGGAAACTCATCTTCGATGCTGTGAACGAGATCCTCGGTGTGAAACTAGGCTCCTCTACTGAGCTATGGTTTCAGCCCAGCACAGTCAAGCTCGCGAAGAAAACCGTTGGCGCGCAAAAGCTTCTCAAAGAACTATGCTTCGAGATAGAGAAAATGCAAGCCAAGAATCATGATTGCAGTTTAGAAGAGGAGGATAGTCTGAAAAGCATGCTAATGGAAGATGTCATGCATGGTTCTGAGAGCTGGACCGAATTCAACCGCGATTTACCCGGGGTTGTGTTGGATGTTGAGAGACTGATATTCAAGGACTTGGTCGACGAGGTTGTGATCGGCGAATCGGTTGGCTTGCGAGTCAAGTCATCGGCGCGGCGGCGGAGGCAGTTTAGGAAGTAG